Below is a genomic region from Castanea sativa cultivar Marrone di Chiusa Pesio chromosome 2, ASM4071231v1.
ATCCTTCAaatacaagaatatatataaaaataacgATTACATCTTTCTAATTTCCACTCTTCTGGTTATGGTCTACTAAATCTTCATTTGGGCAACAATACCTACGATCCTCTTGAAGCAGCAAAAATTATTCGACTTACCACAACGTTCTTCATTCTAGACACATTTTGTAACGACCACACCCCAACTGTGTAGATATTGTCCGTATTGGGGCCCATACCCCTCATGGTTTTGTTCTCCCCCTCCCCAATGCACACAGCAGTGGGAGAAAAAGCCTTTACACATTGAAGAGAGATAATTCATTATAAGCACATCTCCATGTGCTTCCTCTGGCAATGTGGGACTTTAGGATTGCTTCTCCCACTAGTCCTTCACAATCCACCCCTTTACAGGCACACACGTCCTCATTTGTGGGGCCCACACTTCTAGTTGGGGCATGACTCTGATACTATTTGTAACGACCCCACCCCAACTATGTTGATATTGTCTGCATAGGGGCCCATACCCCTCATGGTTTTGTTCTTCCCCCAAAGCACAAAGCAATAGAAGAAAAAGCCTCTACACATTGGAAGGAGATAACACCTTATAAGTCCATCTCCATGTGCTTCCCCAAGTGATGTGAAGGCCCTATGGGCGAAGTAATCCTAGAGAGTGGAGTCCCACATCGGCTGGGGAAGCACATGGGGATTTACTTATTAGGATTGATCTCCCTCCATGTAGAAGCATTTTCTCCCACTGCGGTGTAGGTATTGTCTACTTCGGAGCCCATACCTGATGTAGGAGAAAAAGCCTCCATTGGGTCCTTTGTACCCTTGAAAGTAGGAAGCTCAAGCTTCCTATACTTCTCTAGAGCACTAGTCGGATTGGTGGCTCTACTTAATGTTGCACTACATTGGTTAAGCCACCAATAGCTCGAATAATAGCCTAAAGATCAGCGGTTCCCCAGCATTCGATTGACCACACCATGAGTTCTTCCTTGGTGGAGCCATGTCTCTAAGCAATACAACAAGATATGATGAGTAAAATTGCAAATATCCCCAAAGGACAAAACCAAGCACACAGACAATACAACCATTCTATAAGCTCTAGAAAAACACTACGTAGGTCAAATAATTCTAACATTAAAATTCCCCATGAATACACTCTTGTTCCAAAATTCTCAAGATTATACCTATAAGTCTACAAAATCTTATACCTATGCTCTAATAACGACCCCATCCCAACTATGTAGATATTGTTCGCTTTGGGTTGGGGACAGAACCCCTCATGGTTTTGTTCTTCTCCCGTGTGCAGTGGGAGAAAGGGCATCTACACAATGGACAGAAATCACTCCTTATAAGCACATCCCATGTGCTTCCCCAAGCGATGTGGGGCTCCAAGATTGCTTCTCCCACTGGTCCTTCACAATCCACCCCCTTTACAAGCACACGCGTCCTCACATGTGAGGCCCACACTTCCGATTGGAacctagctctgataccatatgtaacgatCTCATTCCAACTGTGTAGATATTGCCTGCTTTGGGGCTCATACCTCTCACGGTTTTGTTCTCCCCCCAAAGCACACGGCAGTGGAAGAAAATGCCTCTACCCATTGAACGGGGGGAGATCCCTCTATCCATTGAAGATGGGGAGATCCCACTACCCATTGAAGGGAGGAAGATCACTCCTTATAAGCACATACCTATGTGCTTCCCTAGGCGATTTGGGACTCCAGGATTGCTTCTCCCACTGGTGGTCCTTCAGACATTTGCATATCAACTTTTCTTTTGATCATAGTGCATGAACTTTCAAGATAAAAATATGGAACATTTAGGACAGATCATGAATTAAACAAATACACTGCCAAACCAAAATCCAAGAGACCGCATGGTCTGCCTCTCAGTCTCTTTCTAAAcaagaccaaaaaatatatatttttatccattccccccttttttcaatataatttctttatctgacaaaaaataaatcatccTCTAGATAATATATAAGCACAGAGATgattgaatttttgtttgtaaaTCCAAAAATGTGTTTGTGATTGTTCCAAaagaatacacacacacacacatacacaaaataCAGTAGAGCTAGTCAGTTATTGATATTTATCATATAAATATGTAACTCTCTTTTGGCAGCAGAAGAAAGCCTATAATTTCTGTGAAGAATAATTCATCTAGCCAAATTTATTAGCGGAGAACTAGAGATGCACAAATGTCTTCttgttccttttctttctttcttttctgtctTTAAACTGTTGAAAAACTAAATCAGTCAGCCAGGTCTATCCCCAAGGCCACATGAACTAACTTGCATCACATTAGTTCTCCTTGGGAGCAACATTAGGAACTAGCCTTAATTTCCCCTTATCCATGTTGACCCAAAAGTTTAGTCCACCACTTTTCATCTCCCCTACAAGATTGTCATTTTAGCCAACATAAACTGAAGTAATTATAAAGATGACAATGCTTTATAATATTGAAGTATCTATCCCCAAAATCCAAGCACCAAAtgataaaaggaaaggaaaaaaaaaaaagaagaagaagaaggaaattttgTACAAAATAGAAAGATTATTAAGTTACAATTTGGCAATGTATTTTAACACAAAACATCTATAAGCTTCCACACAAGTAAAAATGAACATATGGTGACAGGATTTACGAATGTGAATATTAATGATAATTTAAACATGCTCATCTTATCAattgaagagaagagagaaaagtaaGCTTGCCTTCAGAAGCTCATAGATGTAATATCGAATATCATAGTCAGAGAGTGTTGGATAAAGCACTTTAAAATCTGTATTATTCACATATTCAAATATAAGGCTGGGGGTCTTCGATTGCTGGTCTCTAACAATATCAAGCAGCTTCACAATATTCGGCCCACCACAAAGATTCTGCAGTATCTTTATCTCCCTCTTaatctgcaattttttttggtggggagAGGGTGGGGagagtgaaaaagagaagaaaaaataagtcATGCTACAGTGATTTCATAGAATAAGTTATATTACAGGGAAAAATTGGCAATGCCACAAGCATCATGGGCACAACTCATTTACACCTTTAATTTAACCATTAAAAGGGTTACTTGTGCTAGAAGCAAAAGTAAAAGTAGAGTCAAAATCCAGCCAAAGTGCCATCCACTGTTCATataaaactcaaattaaaaaaaaaaaaatccactagtACAAAAGCAATAGATTGTAAGTAGAATAACTTGGAGAGATTGCATGTGAATAATTCATATTCAATTGTTAAACACAAAGACAGTGATACAAAATTGAGATGGAAACTTAAATAGAGAATTAAAATACCACAATGGCATATTGATGTAGAAGCATCAGTGTCTATATGAGAATTTATGGCAGCCTGATGAAGCGGACAATAtagagttctaaagaaaaacaagattaaatacCAAAAGATTCAATATTTGTAGTCTACCTTTGATGTGGGACTATCTTGGTGCCTTGCATAGGTTACTCTAGTTATTACTGAGTCTAAATATTAAGTTTTTCTAAGGTTAGAAAGCTGTTGGatcaaatttaattaagttTACTAGAATAAGgacaatttgataattttagattttctaATGAGCTGTCCTTGGCTGTAACAAAGACCCACAAGTCTTATTTTGCATTTTGAGTCCTTTCTCTATTTGGCTTAgaagtttttaagtttttttttttttttctttgttacttataagaacaaaaaaaagtatttttttttctttgctattagtcttttttttatgCAAGTGCGTTCTACTTcatgaaccattgttagaaagcAATTCGTGCAAAGGAACGCAGTTTACAAACAACTACAACAAATCAAGCACGATTACAATTGCATTAGCTTTGAAATAGGATAAACTGATGAAAGTCAGGATAACATAAACTATAAGCATTGAGATTATGGAAACTCCTACAACAAGAGGCATGCTTTCACAAGCATGAACCATAAATTAGAAGCCAATGACGATGCAGAGActcaccttcttctttttcaccggTTTGAGAATCTTAATTACGCATTTCTCGTTATCGGTGCAGTGAACACCCTCGAATACCTCACTGTATTTCCCTCTCCCAACCTTCCTCACCACCTCATAATCATCCTGCTCCCTGTACCATCAATCACACCCGCAtaaacacctaaaaataaaCCCTAGCTGCTTGTTAATTCAGCAATTTAAACCTAATAGAAATTCCAAATTCCTATTTTGCATTTCCATAATTTAGATATACAAATTCCACCTCGTAACGCTGTTACAACaaattttcatccaaacagAGCAGAACGCAACGCAACGCAACGCAACGCAACGCAACGCAACGCaaatacacacatatacacgcaaaaaatagaaagatagGAAACTTGAAGATGAAGAGGAGGAGCAAGAGTACCCCCATTGGACGGTGAGGGACTCGTAGTCCCAGTAGTCTTTGGGGCGAATCACGTTGATATCGGCATAAACCCTAGCCTTGGAAGGGGCGCCAGGGCGGCGGATGGATTTGCCGATTTTCTGCGCCAGGGTTTCCGGTGTAGGCAACGGTCGCAAGCTGCGGGGCGAAGTTagttgatgttgatgttgatgttggcggttgtggtggtggtgtttcTGAGGGCGAGAGATCGGTGTCGCTGAGGAGGCGATGCGGCGGACGATGGGGAAGGGGGAGGACGGGGGAGATTGATGAGAGAAAGGTGGCGGTGATGAGAGGAAGAGTGAGAATAGGTTTCTGGCAGAAGGAAGAGGCAGGCGGTGGTGATGGTGGGAGAGTGTGAATTGAAGGGGCCTTATGGCCATCAAATCTTTGCGAATACAAAAAAGGACCCTCTCATGCGAtaccctcccttcttttcttttccttcttttcctttttctttttttttttttttttaatgcttttattttatttttattttctattattttcttctttcctgttttttcttttgtgtctAGCTGTAATAAATCATAGTtgttatttatagtttttatgttttccaatttctttttccttgataAGCATGAAATTGGAataaatagagaaatgataCGTCACTgactattttacaaaatatttataatttgttgacGTGGATAACTTTTACTAACACcactaatatcattttttttacttatcaataactATTCACTAGGTCATCAacttgtaaaaaatgttgtaaaatcatttttacaacaaatcttatgtggtaagttattattcgACAGCAAAAATAGTAATTCCACGGCGCACACCAATGCAAAATTCAGGTAAGATGAGATGGgatttttcccccctttttgcACAAGGATTCCTTTACTAAATTGTGGGTAACAAAATTAGTTTCCATAAAAGTCCAATAGTCCAATAAGTGCAGGAATTTAAAATCaacttacgctctgtttgtttcgaagtaaaatattttcaagaaaatattttcacattttacgGAGTTTATTTTGCAGtaaaatatttagtcaaaagtaaaatattttcagtcaacAAAAATAAGCAAggcaaatttgtgtaaaatattttacgctTGAAAtattggtaaaacattttacattttgttCTCTCTTAGCTCAATTCTCCAcctatctctctcactctcacactaTCAGTATTTTCTCCAAAACTCAGTCCACCATGGTCCTTCTCTCCCACCTATCACCGACTTCACCTTAGGCACCACCCATTATCGGCTCCTCCCTTCACCGGCGCTACCCATCACCAGCttcacttaagttttttttatattttattttatttttatttttatttttaatcttcttcttcttcttcttctgtaaTCCTCCATTGTTGTTGTCAGCTCCACCATTTCTTGGCCACCTCCACTGTCATCAACTCATCCACAGGttcttagttttaatttttttccctttactGCCGAGTGGGTTACCGATCTGGGTTTTTGCTTAGTTTGGGTCTAGCGTGGCTACTTTTGTGGGCTACCATGGATGGTTGGGACAGATTGTGGGTCATGGTGGTGGTTCGTGGTGGCGGAGGGTGGGTAGCTAAGATGGTTTGTGGGTTGCTATGGTGACtgtgttgtggtggtggttgacTGTGAGAAATATGCCAACAATGATTTTTGTGATAACTCTGTTGAGAATTTtgcactttcttttcttttgcaatcATCCACGATTCTATacttgcatttaaaaaaaatttaaaacactcAGATTCTTTATTACAATTTTCGGAATTCTGCATTGttgcagaggaaaaaaaaaaaaagaaggcattttaaacaacaaaaagaagCCTCAAAGCCTTTCTTTTCAAAGTTCTCCCCTGTTGGTGTGGGTGTGAGTTTCTGTTAAGTGATTGGGGTGTTTATGTTTCATTTTGATTAGAGATTTCGGGAATTCTTGgcatatttgttttgttttatttatttattttttcttcttccattgTTGAACTTGATTTTCAAGATTCACGGTAGTACTTTTTGTAGTCCTTGTAAACCAAAACTGTTTTGTCCTCAATCACAATGGTTATAAGATAGTCTTTTTTTTGTAGTCCTTGTAGACTTTGATGCTCCCTACGTCTCTATGTATTTTTTggaagttaataaaaaaaatttaattttttaataattttttctgtcCATTTTACGTTGTGCTaagtactaaaatattttacacaatattttcatgtACATAGTCAAACacggtaaaatgaaaatattttcctgcaaatattttacatgtaaaatattttacttttgtaaatattttacttcgaaacaaacagagcgttagttTCATCAAACAATTGTCTATGGTGAAATGAGGATCATAGCATGATTTGTAAAGTGAAGGAGAACAACTTTTTAATTTCAGGGCTTCTGCCTTTTGCAAATAACATTTTTGTACCTCAACTCTGATGACTTTGCTACCATTAAGCGGGCcaacttattttttacttttagagAGTCTTGATCCTATATCAATTATGCCAAGCAAAGAATATCTCTTTTTTTATGACTTCTGCCCACCATTGTTAAGCATGCTCCTTATTGATGGCTTCGTTGAAGTTTTACTTTCAAAAGATGTAAGTTGACATTAGGGCTATCAAGAGGTTGGAGCTAATAGACAGTGgtagcccccccccccccccacagaAGGCCTGGCTACCTTAGATTAGCAAgatattttgttcttttcttctaTTCTGATCAGCTATGGTGGTTTCCGtagttttttcatttaattcaaattttttcatttgGTAATAGAAGAAGGGGGACATTATTTTTGGTTACGGATTTTTTAGCAGggcaaatattttatgaaatcaGTTTTTATGGGTAAGAGTGTGGCACAATGGCTGATGAAGAATATTGAACACGTTGTCATTGGGATTAGTTCCAAACAGTTCTTCACAATCAGGGATGGTGATGTTGCTTACACTCTCCAACTGAGCGCCAACTCTTTTGGCCATTTTTTATTGCTAACTGAATTCAAAATTGGTGGGTCTAGAAGGTCAATCCTTATCTCTAGAGGCAGAGCAAAAATTGGTTTGAGGACTTTCGGACTTGAATTAAGAAAGATGTTGGATCCGAGTCAATATGTTGTGGGTTATTCAgtccatttaaaatttgttgctTAGCCATAAAGGTGTAATTCAGAGATTCAAATCTCTAGATCTTTTGCTAAAACGGTGCAAGGCCATCACATACAAGTTAAGGCTACAGAGCATCCAGAGTAGTTGAGTATTAAAGACAAGGGGAAGACACAGTTAGGTGTGGAAAGGATAGTGGTGCTGAATCCAAAACATGCAAAGGTGGCGGTGAATGGTGTACTGGTGGACAAGCCATGCCCGATAGCAGCAGGTGGAGGATTTGTGAAATCTCGGAGCATTAATGCAATTATTAATTTAGGAAAGACAATACCGGTGGGAAATATTAAAAGATTTCCTTTAAGATTTGAttcatattcaaaaaaaatctGATTATGGTATTGGGAGTGATTTTAGGAATGCATGCTGGACAGGAAAAAGTTTGACTGTGGTggtgggtgagaaaggaaaaaaaggaggGTTTCATGGGACTATAATAAAGGTGGACCTAAGTGTTTCAAATGGGTTCCACATATgactagggatggcaatttagatccggCCCGCGGATACCCGGCCCGGCTCGACCTTAATGGGCCAGATTTTACCCggtccgataaagaatagggtcgggtatgggtttttttttttaaaacccgaagcgggtccgggttttataaaaaaatccgaaacccgacccgaaacccgccccggataaaaacccggttatggaggataagacattttgtaagaatttcttagtctttttcatttgttagttggaggataagacattttgtaatttcttagacttgtatggatttattttgtagctttttaagtgatttgttgatttaaaatcttagttgtgatttattgatttataattaacttataatttggtttgatttggttgccctataatgtggcctaaatgccaaattttggcatttgggccatgttaaatgGCTTGAATAGGCTTGAATCTagggaaaaaatttaatgggcttaaaaaaaaaaattgttgggctagatttgggcccaagaagataaacgGGGCCCGCGGGCCGGGTATGGGCCCCGggaaaaaaacccgattaataaTCGGGCCAGGTCCGGGTTCCGGGTCTTGGTccgcgggtcgggtccgggtatgtaaaaacccggcccgaacccgacccgttgccattcctacaTATGACAAGTCAAAATAACTATAACAAGCCTAATGTGGGCATGGGCCCAAAACCCACGGTGACCCAACGCTTGGACTTTACTCAAATGCCTAACTTGATGGTCCCAAGACCAAACCAGCCTTGTTTAAGCTTTACCAATCCATCCAAGACAAGTTTCTCTGGCCTAAGTACATACGAAGTGCGTGAAAATTCTTCTAAGGGCAGCTCGAGCCCTCGGACGTTCTCCTCGGCGACAACGATGACCTTTCTAGCTTCACCGATACACTCGTTGGAGGTAGCGGTGCTGTTTCAGCAAAGGAAGACTCCGACAGAGGAAAATTCTGATGGGCTTAACTCTGATAGGTCTGCAATGGCTCCTAAGATAGCTTGACAAGGTAATTTTACACATTTCCAAAAGCCTGCATGCAAAGGATGCCACCAAGCCAGCCAAGGACAACCAAAAGTCTAGGGACAATGTTCCCAGAAGTTTATCCCagtaatctttatttttttttagaaaagttttatttattttattttgttgggaATGCCCGTTGTTTTGGGCTTTGTTTTAAATCCATTTAAGTACAATTTCTTCGTCTAAGGTTATGGATGTACAATAGATACAATAGCTTTCATTGACTTAAATAACATAAGAGTTTTTGGGCGATGGTCGTCTACgcttctttaaatttttatgaatgaatatcTATTTTCATCTTCATTCTTTATTTACTATTGAACATATTGTTTTTTGTGCATGAACGAATTTCCTTTGTTTACATCGTCCATATTATATCCCATGGTTTTAAGTGCGGTTCGTCCACTTATGAAGGCACCTAGCTCATCCATGTTAGGACAACTTTCTCATGTTCAACATTCTACCATTCATTGTATGTTACAAGTGTGACTCATCTATGAATGAAATTTCCTTTGCCAGTTTTTCATCCATAGATTTGACTTATAGCTTGCATTAATCTTCATCCATAGGATGGACGGCCCTTTATTAGTCTTTGGTCAAGACGTTTCCAGCACTTACTCATCCAAATATTGGATTGTTTATCTGGTCACATTTATCCATGGATTTTGAATATTCTTGCATGCATACTTTACCTTGTCTATTATTTAGATGAATATACCTTAGGTTTATTTTGCTTTTACCTTATTTAAGGAAAGCTTATAGACGTTACATCCTTGCGTCTAGAGATTTTACTCGTCTTAAGCCTTTAGCCTTTAGCCTTCTTGTGGATTAGTTTTAATGAGAACTTCAACaacatgaaaattgaaaattcatacAACATTATATACAttggaaatccaaaccatatttaCATAACATACACATCGTCCACAAGTCAtggcacatgcttagaagctGGTGCCTTCAGGGAATTGAAAATACTTATGTACAAACGGACTAAGTTTATGACTTCATCTACCATGACTACGTTCATAGACAACGCACAAGCTGGAAGCTAGTGCACTTTTATGgaattaaatactaaaaaacatGCAGTGCTGgcaacaaacacaaataaaacatAAGGACAATAACACATAACTCAAACTTTGTCCATGATGATGCTTGTCTAGGACGATGCTCGTTCAGGTTGATGCTCGTCCAAGCTGACACTTCACTGATAATATCTTCTTAAATGCTCAACATTCTAGGGGTGCTCTAGCTTTCGTCCATCCAGggcttccaagtagtatgatccctgccttttgcaattgataaccatgtagggtccttcccaattaggcccTAGTTTTCCATGGGCTGGATTTTTAGTTGCTAAGGAGACCTTTTTAGGAGGAGGTCCCCAATGTCGAATCGCTTGGGTTTCACCATTGCATCATATTGCCTAGCCATGAGGTTTTTATACCTCGTTGTTCTCTGTTTTGCATCCATACTTACCTCGTCTATCAGATCAAGGTTAAGACAAAGTTGTTCCTTATTTTCCTCatcctgatacttcatcacccTATGATTAGCCATGTGTACTTCTGCAGGTAAAACTGCTTTACTTCCGTAGGCTAGTTTGAAAGGAGTTTCCCATGTGAGGG
It encodes:
- the LOC142624338 gene encoding casein kinase II subunit alpha-like; translated protein: MAIRPLQFTLSHHHHRLPLPSARNLFSLFLSSPPPFSHQSPPSSPFPIVRRIASSATPISRPQKHHHHNRQHQHQHQLTSPRSLRPLPTPETLAQKIGKSIRRPGAPSKARVYADINVIRPKDYWDYESLTVQWGEQDDYEVVRKVGRGKYSEVFEGVHCTDNEKCVIKILKPVKKKKIKREIKILQNLCGGPNIVKLLDIVRDQQSKTPSLIFEYVNNTDFKVLYPTLSDYDIRYYIYELLKALDYCHSQGIMHRDVKPHNVMIDHEQRKLRLIDWGLAEFYHPGKEYNVRVASRYFKGPELLVDLQDYDYSLDLWSLGCMFAGMIFRKEPFFYGHDNYDQLVKIAKVLGTDELNTYLSKYRIELDPHLAALVGRHSRKPWSKFINVDNQHLALPEAVDFVDKLLRYDHQERPTAKEAMAHPYFYPVRNAESSRTRSQ